The nucleotide window ACAATTCCAACAGGGCGTTAAGCCTTGGACGGTTCTCAGCCGTTCTTATGTGAAAAACGGCGCCCGCACGGTACCTCATGGCTCCGTGGCTGTTGGCAACGTGTTGGTGATTGCCTTTGAAGACCGTATCGCGTTCTTTGACTTGTCAAAGAACCTGTCCATATTGACGATTGAACGAGTCGCGACCAGACCCCTTTCCATAACGCCGATTCGCGAAATGGTGGCGCATGGGGATTCCCTCTATGTTCGACTCGATGAAGGCGTTTATGTGCGTAAGATGGATTGGGCGAATGTGCCCACCGACAAACGCTTGAGTGACCCCACTTTATGGTCTCTCCTGCCGTCTGATGTTTCAGTAGAGGGCTTCGAAAAGCCGTTTACGCAAATTGTGGTGAATTCGGAAGTGTTGACTGACCCTATTCTTTTCCATGAAGACGGGTCTAGTAAGGTCAAGTGGCAAATCGAATCCAAAGAAGGAACTTACTTGATCGGGTCCGAATATATTTTCTTCCACAAAAGGGCAGACAAGAAAATTCTGGACTTGACCGAAGTTGATGGGAATACTCCTGGCGAAGTGTACGAATTGCGCGCTACACCGGTCGGCGGTGTTCTTGCTGCAACGGTGGATGGCAAGTTGAGCCATGGTAGCGTTAACGGCTGGGGTGAGCCTCAATATCTTTATGGAACCTTGGGTAACGAGTTCAATGCCTACCAGATTAGAATGAAGACTTTGTCGATCTTGCCCGATGAACGAGTGTTCTATCATATTTGGGGCTTTGTCTATCTGGTACTTTCCAATTGGGGCCCGGATATCGAATATTATTTCCGTGCGACCGATGGCTACTGCTTCGAAAACTATCTGGAAAATTACGCGGTTTCCGTCGGATCGACTCCTGCTCCTGATAATTCCGGCTTCTTGACGACCGCTGCATCGAAGAACGGGTACGGAGTCATCTATGTTACCAAAGACGGCGAAATTCACTGCGCCAACCGAGTGGGTGAACAGTGGGTGCCGGGTGTCATGTATTCGAAATTGGATGACGATGGTAATTGGCTGATTTATGTAGCGAGCAGAAACGGAAACGTTCTCGCTAGCGAGGGTGGACTGGATCTGATCAAGTTCCCTGCGCCCAAGGCCAATGGCGGTGAACTGGTGAATCCGACTCTCAAGACTTATCGCGGAATCACTCCGTCGCCCATCGACATGGTTTACGATTCCCTGAATAACCGCCTGTGGGTCGTGTCGATGTCAAACATCGCCTACCTTGATGCTGAAGAAGATACCTTGCTGATTCCTTCTTCAACAAATGGCATGCTTGGCGTAGAATTCACTTCTATCGACATGGACGTTCGCGGAAACCTGTGGGTAGGAACGTCTAACCAGGGCGTCTTCCGCTTGACTCCTAAGAAGGGCGACCCGGATGTGCTGCAGGTAGAACACTTTACTACGAAAGACGGTTTGCTCGACAACAATGTTGCCGATGTTGCCATTGATCCGGTGCTTGGTGTCGCTTGGTTTGCGCATGAAAAAGGCGTGAGCTTTTATGTCCGTAACGATCTCCGAGACGCCCGTAAGGACATGACCGATTCTGCCAAGATAGATGTCTATGCATACCCTGTTCCTTTCAGACCTGGGCTTCATGCGTTGTTTACTATTGACGGCATTGCCGACAACTCGACGGTAGCTATCTACAACCGTGGTGGCGCCTTGATAAAGTCCTTCCGCGGCAAGGATGTGCTGGGTGGAAAGGTTGAATGGGATGGCATGGACAAGTCCGGTGTCGTGGCTCCGGGAGTCTACTACTATGTGGTGAAAAGCGGCTCCAAGGTCAAGAAGGGTAAGTTCATAATCATTCATTAAAAAGCTGAGGCTTTATGAATCGTATTGCGGTGTGGTTGTTTTTGGGCGTTGTTGTTTGGCTGGCCGGTTGCGCCGGCGAACGTCAGGGTTTCGTATGCGACGAAATGGAATATCGCTTGAACACCATGACTTATTCTCCGGACCAGCGCGCTTACGCTGAAGAAGAATTGCGTGTCTGCCGCGAAGAGGAATCCAAGAAAAAGGCCGAGGGCGCGGCAACTCGCCAGAGCATTTATGACCGTTACGCGACTTCCAACGGGGGCTCAAAAAAGGAGTCTTCGGATGGGGAGTCTGCCGACAAGGATGTTTCTGTTTCCGAGGCCCTGAAGGATTCTTCGGGGGTGGAAACTACCAGTATTTATGACCGCTACAAGACTGTTGAACCTGCGCAAGAAGAAGTGTCGGCGCCTGCCGAGGCTCCGGCTGATACTTCTGCTGCGGATGCAGGAAGTTTCCAGTAAGGCGGCGATTGTAAATGGCGAAGATTCAGACACTTTCAGGAGAATGGTTTGAACCGGATTTGCCGGGGCGCCTTCTCAAAATTGCGGGCGATATCCGCGAAGCGGGTGGCCGCGCCTTTTTGGTGGGTGGCTGGGTTCGCGACGCTCTTTTAGGCAAGTCCTGCCGCGACTATGACGTCGAAGTTTATGACATGGCTCAGGATGCCTTGGTGCCGATTCTTTCGAAGTATGGCCGCACGAATTTGGTGGGCAAGGCTTTCGGCGTCATTCACCTGGCCATGAAGGGGCTGTCGCTTGATTTCTCGTTCCCGCGCACCGAAAGCAAGGTCGGCTATGGCCACCGCGGTTTTGTGGTGCATACGGACGAAAAGCTCAGCTTCAAGGAAGCCGCTCTTCGTCGTGACTTTACGATCAACGCCATGGGCATGGAACTGCCGGAGCTTACGCTCTGTGATCCTTACGGCGGAATTGACGATTTAAAGACGCATACGCTGCGCCATGTGGGCCCTGCCTTTGCAGAAGATTCTCTGCGCATTCTGCGCGGGGTGCAGTTTGCGAGCCGTTTTGGTTGCACATTGGCGCCTTCGACGGTGGAACTCTGCCGTACGCTTTCGCTTGACGACTTGTCGGTGGAACGCCTGTTCGAAGAATTCAAGAAGTGGCTCCTGAAACCGGGGAAACCTTCGCTTGGCCTTAAGGCTTTTTTGGATATCAAGCTTGACGAATATTTCCCGGAGATACACCCGTTCAAGAATTCTTGGGAAACTCTCGGAACGATTCTTGACAATATGGCGCCTCTGCGTGACAGCTCCGGTCTTCCGGAAGCGCGCGTGATGGAATTCGCTTTTGCCGCGCTCCTTTGCGGCAGTGCAGAAACAGCGCTGAAGTTCCTGGAACGTATTACCAACGAAACGCATTTGCTTAAGGTAGTTCCGCTGTTGCTGAAGGCGTATCAGGAATTGGATACGGCCATCGTGAACGATGCTCCGTCACTTCGCCGTCTTGCGGTAAAGCTCGACGGCTTGAAGCTTCTGTGTCTGCTCGTAAGATGCACCCCCGGTGAATTCTTTGCCGATTCTGCAGAAGGTGAAAACTTCGCCGAAAAATTATGGAACGCCGCCAGTGAACTGAATTTGATGGATGCAGCCCCGCGGCCTTACCTGATGGGCAAAATGCTTATGGATATGGGTGTCAAGCCGGGTAAGCAAATGGGCGAAATCATCAAGAAGAGTTTCGAGTTGCAGCTTGACGACAAAATCAACAACGCCGAAGAAGCTGTCGCCTGGGCAAAATCCTGCCTGTCGTAATTATTTCCACCGGAACATGCCCGTAATGCCAGCGGGCACAGCAAAGACAATCATCGGAACCTGAATGATTTCGGTGGGCAAGAACGCAAGCATCTTGCGCTTTGCATGCAGCTTCCAAGAAGCGATCATCAGGAATACAAAGTCCACCAGAATCTTGGGCAGAATGCTGAAAACGCACCACTGCCACGGGCAATCCAAAAAGAGCACGCACCAGGGGCTAATGAACATCCAGATGTAGTAGGTGTAAATCAGCGTGAGCATCAGGATGTACGCCTTGCTTTCGTAGTTGGTGCCGTTGCTGCTCCAGCGGGCGCGCTGGTTAAAGAGCTGCTTCCAGGTATGCACCGGGGCGGTTTCAATCACGGCATCCTTGTCCAGGTTATAGCAGACTTTAGTGCCCGGGATTTTCATCATCTTGTGGATGAGCATGTCGTCATCGCCGCTCGAAAGGTTCACCAGATCGCCGAATCCGCCCACGGCAAAGAACAGGTCCTTCTTGTAGGCGAGGCAGGCGGCGCTTGCCACGATCGGGTGACCCCAGCTGAAACCGGCGGCTTCCATAGCGGTGTAGCCGAGTGTTTCCAGTTTCTGGTACAGGTGCGGCATCGTGCGGCTACCG belongs to Fibrobacter sp. UWT2 and includes:
- a CDS encoding gliding motility-associated C-terminal domain-containing protein, translated to MLLLAVCAGATDKWGAFSDPFPIRDAAPFGEYGVILATDGGIRYRTPIEEAIFHSENGLETSRFNAVVTTELGTYAISEYGLIAQFQQGVKPWTVLSRSYVKNGARTVPHGSVAVGNVLVIAFEDRIAFFDLSKNLSILTIERVATRPLSITPIREMVAHGDSLYVRLDEGVYVRKMDWANVPTDKRLSDPTLWSLLPSDVSVEGFEKPFTQIVVNSEVLTDPILFHEDGSSKVKWQIESKEGTYLIGSEYIFFHKRADKKILDLTEVDGNTPGEVYELRATPVGGVLAATVDGKLSHGSVNGWGEPQYLYGTLGNEFNAYQIRMKTLSILPDERVFYHIWGFVYLVLSNWGPDIEYYFRATDGYCFENYLENYAVSVGSTPAPDNSGFLTTAASKNGYGVIYVTKDGEIHCANRVGEQWVPGVMYSKLDDDGNWLIYVASRNGNVLASEGGLDLIKFPAPKANGGELVNPTLKTYRGITPSPIDMVYDSLNNRLWVVSMSNIAYLDAEEDTLLIPSSTNGMLGVEFTSIDMDVRGNLWVGTSNQGVFRLTPKKGDPDVLQVEHFTTKDGLLDNNVADVAIDPVLGVAWFAHEKGVSFYVRNDLRDARKDMTDSAKIDVYAYPVPFRPGLHALFTIDGIADNSTVAIYNRGGALIKSFRGKDVLGGKVEWDGMDKSGVVAPGVYYYVVKSGSKVKKGKFIIIH
- a CDS encoding CCA tRNA nucleotidyltransferase is translated as MAKIQTLSGEWFEPDLPGRLLKIAGDIREAGGRAFLVGGWVRDALLGKSCRDYDVEVYDMAQDALVPILSKYGRTNLVGKAFGVIHLAMKGLSLDFSFPRTESKVGYGHRGFVVHTDEKLSFKEAALRRDFTINAMGMELPELTLCDPYGGIDDLKTHTLRHVGPAFAEDSLRILRGVQFASRFGCTLAPSTVELCRTLSLDDLSVERLFEEFKKWLLKPGKPSLGLKAFLDIKLDEYFPEIHPFKNSWETLGTILDNMAPLRDSSGLPEARVMEFAFAALLCGSAETALKFLERITNETHLLKVVPLLLKAYQELDTAIVNDAPSLRRLAVKLDGLKLLCLLVRCTPGEFFADSAEGENFAEKLWNAASELNLMDAAPRPYLMGKMLMDMGVKPGKQMGEIIKKSFELQLDDKINNAEEAVAWAKSCLS
- a CDS encoding glycosyltransferase yields the protein MGGIIIACLTALYVLLFLFFIIGVIRTHRYRGPKATPSVTVVVPMRNEEEFAQRTLEALAEQDYVGEWEVICVDDRSTDSTREILEKFAATHPKFRVLSLSPDLPQIASPKKRALESAFKIAKYEVLLTMDADCIPRKSWITAMAGRFTDGICIVQGPKQNNGSRTMPHLYQKLETLGYTAMEAAGFSWGHPIVASAACLAYKKDLFFAVGGFGDLVNLSSGDDDMLIHKMMKIPGTKVCYNLDKDAVIETAPVHTWKQLFNQRARWSSNGTNYESKAYILMLTLIYTYYIWMFISPWCVLFLDCPWQWCVFSILPKILVDFVFLMIASWKLHAKRKMLAFLPTEIIQVPMIVFAVPAGITGMFRWK